A window of Castanea sativa cultivar Marrone di Chiusa Pesio chromosome 8, ASM4071231v1 genomic DNA:
cataaataatattttactagCGACGAACATTTTTATATTGTCGTAAAAAGTAAGACGGGAACgtttccctccaaaaaaaatcacatttttgaCAAACTCATTTTGCCATCACAAATGTGTTGATGTTTGATGAGTCATTGTCGATGGAAGAGACTTGCCATCGAAAAAGCTAGTTTTTATGACGACTTTTTGTAATCATCGAAAAAGTTTCGTCGCAAATAGCAATATTTTTTGTAGTGTGGACCACTGTAAGATTTCTTATTcttctaatgactgtcaaatgaataataaatctcacgacttctatttacatgaactcttaatcttgaagGAATAATGGACGTGATCATAAAGTATAtgttgctttaatatattagGAGTAAGATCTAAAGCCACGATCataatctcagtatgttgggtagccacatttagtgttgatacaacatatattctcaagatgaaattcataatctcttaacggagatataaaatattcccttaagataagtttaatggatttagttatttagagtgttaggcctaaccactttagtaaggagttactaaagtatatatttatgaaactgaatttcataaatatatatgatgaataacttaaaggattaaactgggtactcaaggattaagacgtaataatcttcaaagtggtagttTACATTCATGAATTTGTAagtttgtattactacaaatattttatgaaggggttgtatgtataataaagtcttgggatataatttattaataaagcctaaaatgcaattatatttatatagtggtattaaatataattaatggtaactttggacttgtcaaaagttgacagaaaagctcaaggcccattggagctagagtcttatttgttcccttttggtcccactccaagtaaaggccaattggaatgacccaaaaggctagcccaattagataatcagttagatataaggaaaaaaacatacaaaatattATGTGGGTTCttcataaggaatgaaatggcATGTACGTGAGTGTAagtcactctcttattctcctttggaaactgattgagagaccacacttcttgggcgttaagtgaaattggagtgaaaattaaaagtgtttccaagtacttctaatctttggttttgaatttcaccgcaccaaggtacactctcttgttcttgaattctgaaatttacatagtacatgttaacaattgcgaatgaaatagatttattaattttttgttaattttccgctgcgtatgttttgtatgcaatacaaactatgtttttccaacaaaGACATGTGGCTACGCGCAAAAACGGGCCTCATAAAGGggttaaggattatgtttgagagtccaaaattatttttggagtaatgctatatttacaacattttaaaaacaaatattattataaatggatttaaaagtaatattaatattgggcctaaattagaattagtaactgCTTTTTGCAGGGGTGAAGCTACATGTATAGGCGGGGAGGGGGGGGCATGGCTcccccaaaaattttaaaatattttaatactatatacaaatatttaacattttaattattaGCCAGCAAAAATGGGACTTGACCTCCCAAATATTTGAGCTAGTGcaatgatgctcttaaaaaaaattgtccaattgGACTAGTGTTAATGTGTTATagagaatgtttttttttctttctcacattcatttttttttattgtagcATGTGTTTTTGTGTCTGTTAAAGTTTTGAACCATTTATGTCTTTGAATActtcattagttcaattgaaatttttttttactcactttggttgataatttggtaacttatattaaaaatgaaaactttaagAATTCACTATAGAGCATACTAAGTTATATATGTGTATAGATATATGTATTTGTACATATTTATGGACGTTTGTATAAGctaataaattaatatcatAAGTTgccccaaataaaaatttatggcTTGCTTTTTGTTGGTTGTGAACCTGTCaggtgcaatttttttttttttgctaggtaaATGAGGGGGATAGAACCCCCGAGCTCTAGGTATACATGGACACCGGGTGCAACTAGGCTACAAGGCCCAGTGGCCTGTCAGGTACAATTGATGTATGGCTTTTTGTTGGTAAGTAATgggaaattttttgttggtaagCAATAATGGGAAGGTTTTTTTAGGTAGTCCGGGAGCAAAAATGCTACTCCAAGGAACATTAGAACTGTTCACATGGGCGTGGGACTTAGCCTAATTCTAAACTTCCGTATGAACGACTGAAGAGTACTGCTTTAACAAAAGTAGTAGTTTTACTAATATATGCAACCAATTACAGTGCCAACTAAATGCATGTGGCTGAGCATCCTCtatcaaaatcaagatttttgGATGGATACCATAGAGGTGTTTTTGAAAGTaggtataataaaaatatttctcatcCTTGCTCTTGATAAGTATTGTATTGATTGGGTTTGAGTCAGGGACAGATTTTAGAAAAACCTGActcaaattcattattttatgaaaataataaatgacaATTCTTTAGTAGTTTTAATATAGTTCTATTTAAGTCAAGTGgctaaagaaaataacaaaataaatgttAAGAACCCACATGTGGGTAAAGATATGAATATTGAGATTAGAGCACATATAACTCATTTAACACATAACTTGATTCATAGAGTTTGACAAGTCACCCAAAATGATCTCCACCTTTGAATATAAACTCCATGAAAGCTTAATGAGTTGCAACAAAtttggtcatttcaaaatcAACGACTTTGATATCAATTGTAATAAACCTAATGGATCTTTAGGGGGATGGGTGAGAAGTGtatgaaaataaatatggattgtatgaatTGATCTTAATTCGAGTTAGTCACTCTCCAAAGAATATAGAGATGAAAAAGACATTGAAAgattaagaggaaaaaaaaatggtaattctTTATTCAATGCTTAATTGAGAATTACAACCATGTATTTATATATGAGAATATCTCTAATCTAATTGGCCtagtttggattgaggggagggagagagagtagagtagaattgtCTCAATCAATCTATGAAGTGTTGACACATGGTTAGTGACTTGGGGAATGTATCTCATGCATTGTGTGTGCTGTAATACGGGGAATGGATATATGCATTGTGCATGTATGCTGTAAAAGGGGGAATGGATACATTGGATGTATGATATAAGATAATTTTTGCAGGATCTAATGCCTCCATAATCCTGTTTGACTGCATTATtaccgtgtgtgtgtgtatatatatatatatatgtatgtatgtatggcAGCATCTAAATGCTCCTCCTTAAGCCTGATGTAATGCATTATTGCCGTATATATGGTTGGTAGTGATGTGTAGGAAGTTGGCAGTTTTGTAAGCTTCTTAATCATCCATTCCTTCTAAATTTGGACGCTTGTGGATATTTGCCTTTAAGAAACTGTACGTGGTAACTTTGTTGTTTTGTCAGGTCATTTACCAAAGGTGCATCTATACCTTGGGCCTATATAAATAACTGTGAGCCTTGCTTTTGATTGCATTGTGAGCATTACACTACAAGAGCAATGGAACAAGTGCTATTGATTCTCGTGTTCATTATGCTCATTTGCCTATGCCTTTTCTTTTGGCTGAAGCTTGAAAATATTCGACTAAAGTTTAGAAGGCAAGGGATCATAGGTCCTTTGCCGTCTCTTTTAACGGGTAACATTCCAGAAATAAAGCAGATAATGTCAATGGTTCCAAATTCTGATCCTGCAAATAAAGACCCGAAGGATATCTCACCATTTTACTGTTCTTTAAACCTCTTCCCATATTTCAAGCAGTGGACAAAGCAGTATGGTAtgcattatatattttttttagaacacaATTTTTGGTTGTCATTTTCtagttttgcttctttttcttttatttttttaattattatttttatatgtgaaCTAGTTTTGCTATTTAATTTAcactgttttatttttttgagggagACAAatttacacctttttttttttgagaagcaaattTACACTATTTGGTTACATGaaatgacaaattttttatataatatgatttttcacattttttatttctccaaataatgaaatttattatgatttacCTTGATTTTATTAGAGGGTTTAAATATAgagtagaatatatatatatatatatatatatatatatatatatatatatatatatataaattcatcCACGTAcgttgctgtttttttttttcttttgatttactgGGCAGGCTTgtccagtattttttttttcttttgtgtttttttttttttttggtttagatgtgatttttttatggacgtgatttttattttttgataaatttaggtgattgattttttttggttgtttatcactttttttttttaattgggcatcattTTTTGATAAGGGCATAcgtgtaaatttatacaaactcattttttttatccttccaTTTTTTCACTCCTAACTaaacaaaaaggagagaaattgaaattttttctatcctccAACTTTTCCATCATTTCACCATTTTCTATCatctcacttttccacccctctaatcaaacggaccctaagagatcttaaaaaaatatttgccaCAATATGAGGTTAGCTAAAAGTAATACGACAATTTATTAAGATTGTGTTTAATGTGTATAAGAATTATGAGTAATGTTATGcatgatttcaaaatttgttcataaaactgaaaaaagaaagaaagagaaattcaAAGTTTTTGAGGTTAGATCAATGTTGAACTAAGGTCCAATTGTGAAATGTAGTAATGATTTTAGTAATTAAGtaataatatgaaaataaataaaattaatgtacacaatttaaCATAATCACCTATAAACATTATTTATAATGTTCAAGAATGTCTTAATTAAGgtaatagatattttttataatcaattacaaaaattagatatatttaaaatacaGTAGTTTGATATATTTGTACGATATGATAATATCGCAAACATTTAATATAATACATAATTAAATATGATATTTCATGTCTAAATAATCCGgtcaagaaaaagagaaaagaaaaggaaatagtCAAGTTGATAAGATGAAGACttcacttttaattttttttttaaagaataactaaAATACTTCATTACACGTTACTCACGATTCCCGATGtcccagctctctctctctctcaaacaaaaGAGTAGTCGTAAGACTACAAATTTTTGCACAACTATGTTGCCACAATTTTGATGAGGCAATTTGTAAGTAATTAATCATCATTTATATATGAACTTGTTATTTTTGTTCACTAATCACACTCTGTCAAGTTATAATTGTGacaaaaagttgtgaaattttttttaattataaactttttgcaaacaaaaatatcaaactTGATGGgacaattttataatatttggtgTAAATATCAGGTTTTATAGAGAATTTTTATAGAACTTAAActcaattaaatatatatattaaaataacgACGTGAAAAATGGTGAGATTTCAAAAATTTGTGTTAACAGTAGAATCtgtcaacaaaaagttaaaattttcaattttatatttatatagatagatgtttcaattttatatttatattggaaaatgctaaaattacaaTTCAGGTTtactatatataaatgtttggattatatttttatgattaatggctgatcaatttgtaaaatttatctAATGTAATTTGTAATGTCTTTAAAGTAATGTTATAgccacattttattttataatatttttacaaactgttgatgtagtaaatttttttgagttttcatttaacttttttatttaccaatagcTACTAACTACATCAGccgtttgcaaaattttttgtaaaaaaatttgtatctttaGCATTACTCATACATGTCTTTAAcattatagtttatatttttataaaatgtttctttatttatatttataataggAACACATAAAAATCTgctattattctttttcttttggttattCATTTTGTCTTACTATTGTGCCTTGCTTGATGGTCATCTATCTCTTTCTTATTATAGGAGGAACATTCATGTTTACACTGGGAAGGCAACACTTCTTGTATGTGACTGATCTTAAACTTGTTAAAGATATAAGCATATTTAAGTCATGGGATTTGGGAAAGCCTGCCTATCTTCAGAAAGATCGGGGACCTTTACTTGGCAAGGGCCTTATATCAACAAATGGTGCGGTTTGGTCCCACCAAAGAAAAACGATAGGTCCCCAATTGTACACGGAGAAGGTTAAGGTAAAGTTgttctctaataaaaaaaataataattaaaaaaatgaatataaacaCTAAAACAGACATAAGTACATGACACGATACAAGCCAGATCAATgactttatttaaatatgataaaatatgGAAATTATCAAAATGATGACACAATATAGTAAAATATGACAATTAATTCATTAACCAATAATCATCTTTAggtgtattttatttatttatttgtatgcatactttttgttttcaaaacaataacaattatgaaatctttaaaacatatctaaaataaaagaaattcaaaaaataataaataaaaaatcctacCAACCAACACTCTGAGGACACATATATAGAGTGCTCCTAAAGTGTTCAATACAAACatctcaaaatttttggaatgtTCGTACTTTTTAATTACAGTGTCACAATTTGTTGGAGTGATAAGTTGTAATAAGTAGGAATATAACTCAATTCTCATACATGCCATTACCAAAACACTTGCACCAGTTATATTACGACTTACGAGAATCATATGGTTTCAGAACAAGGTGGACATAATTGTGGAATCTGCACGTACACTGATTAAATCATGGGACAATGTAGTCAAAGCAGAAGATGGGGTTGCAGAGTTAATTGTGGATGAGTATGTTAGAAACTTCACCTCTGAAATAATTTCAAAGATGATGTTTGGGAACAACTTTTTCGAAGGAATGAAGTTATTTCCAAAGTTAAAAACTCTTATTGATGTCATGAGCACACCCACCTTACTTAGTGGTGTTCCGTTTTCTAGGTACGTTATTTCTCTATTTGTCgtaatatcttttttatttttaatcctaaaacatatacaaatatttttttaagtgtgaaATACGTGTGACTACCCATTTACAGAGGTTGATTACATCATTTTTCTGAAGCATCTATTGTTAGATAACTTAGATATTATTTTCGTGATGTCTCGTGTGAgggttttgaaatttgtttcaTGTAAGACCACTTGTATGATTGAGAAAaccaaaatgattgaataacaAAACTTTCGCAGTTAGATTTTAGTTTATGAATCTAACAAGGTATAAAGTGCTActttatttaagatttaaataAGGTGACATTATAAAACTTCTAAATTTATAATCTATAATATAAAAAGGCGAAAAACCCATTTTTGTCTctacattttcacgcgattcccacttaaatccttattttttattttcaccgTTTTTAGTCCCTATCCTGAAAAACGTGTTTCGTTTTTGTCCCTAACGTTACATCAGAGACGAAAATTGCACAACTGACAAAcggaataaattaaaaatattaaaataatacccaCAAATGCCACgtcattttctaaaaacaaaaaatttatttataactttaactaaatgaaaaaaaaggaaaaaaactgaaataaaaataaaaacccagaAAAGTAAGGAaattcaaaatcccaaaaaactcaaaacccagaagaagaacaagaacaaaaacctagaaaattcaaaacccaaaaacatctAGTGGATTTTAGAATCGTTTGATCTTATTCAATTATTTGTTAATCTGATTGAAGAACACAAAAgtaattaaagaagaaaaaaaaaggtagctAAATTCTAAACACACAGATCTAACAcacttcttcatcatcaaattCAACCATGCCGCTGCTCTTTCATCTActactctttcatttttttcaacttGCTCTTCGTGTTCTTCACAGaccaaacccagcaaccaagaactcaaacccatatCAGAACAACAcaaacaaacccagcaaccaaaccccaaatccaaatccagcAACCAAACCCAATCTCCATCAAatccagaaaaacaaaaaataaatccaagaaacaaacccataaacataGTAACTAACCCAATCTCtagcaaacccataaacccataaattttcttgggaaacaaacacacaaaaaacccataaaatcaaAAAACTCAACATCCtctcaaaaaatcaaaaccccatcCTTGATACCCAATTCGCCGCTGGGAAGCTCGATTCGAAGGAAGCGAATTTCGTTGAAGTTTTTGAGGATCTGGGTCGGGGAATGGTGAGTAACGCCACCGCCACTGGGTATTTAGCACATTCCACGGCGTCCTATCCGCGTTGAAAACCCTAAACTCATCACCGGGTGAAGCCTGCCCCTCGTCCAAAGCAAACCCAACATTCAAATCCTCGAACTCCTTGGACCTAACGAACTTGGCAGCTCCATCAGACCCACCAATCTCCTCGTCAGGAACATAGGACACATGTATGGTGCGGATTGGAGAGAAGTGTTTGGCTTTGAGGTTACGAATGGCCTCGAGGTATTGGATAGCGATGCACTTGTCGTCTTGGGCCCCACATGCATAGATGTGACTGTTGGAAGATCGGATGGCGGAGAAAGAAGGTTGGGACCATTTGGAAGGCTCGACGGGGATGGAGTCGAGGTGGGAGTTGAAGAGGAGAGAAGGGAGAGAAGGGTTGGAGCCAAGCCATGTGAGGAGGAGGATGGGTTTGTCCTTGTTTGGAGTGAAGTGAAGAGTTTGGACTTGGAGGTTGAGAGCTTCAGCTTGGGTTTTGAGGAAGGAAATGGCGGAGGAGAAGTCTGGGTTTGGGTGGGCTGTGTTGATTTGAAGGTAGCGTTGGAAGCGAGTGATGGGTGTGTCTTGCTGTTGTTGTTCTtgggtttgggttgaagaacatgaatattaagaaaagaaaattttaaattaattagatttaagatttttctttaaattaattttttttaagtgttctgatgtggcttttaaaaaaataattaaaatgctgacgtggcatataaaaatgccaaataatattttttaataatattttaatcgcTACATCATCGCTACGTCAGCTAATAGAGTGTTCTGCCTGCTACCTAGGATTTTGCCGTTAAGGCACTGACGGTAGAGACAAAAATGAGATCGTTTTTTTGATTTTAGAGACTAAAAgcagtgaaaataaaaaat
This region includes:
- the LOC142606079 gene encoding cytochrome P450 714C2-like, with the translated sequence MEQVLLILVFIMLICLCLFFWLKLENIRLKFRRQGIIGPLPSLLTGNIPEIKQIMSMVPNSDPANKDPKDISPFYCSLNLFPYFKQWTKQYGGTFMFTLGRQHFLYVTDLKLVKDISIFKSWDLGKPAYLQKDRGPLLGKGLISTNGAVWSHQRKTIGPQLYTEKVKNKVDIIVESARTLIKSWDNVVKAEDGVAELIVDEYVRNFTSEIISKMMFGNNFFEGMKLFPKLKTLIDVMSTPTLLSGVPFSRG